The genomic region GGAAGAGCCGATATCCTGCGAGGAGTTGGCCGGCGTGACGGCAAGTGAAGTCAGTGTCGGAGGCTGCGCCGGAGCGCCGCCGCCTCCACCGCCGCAGCCGGGCATGATGATGAACGACAGCAAGAGGGTCCAAATCGCCAGTAGGTTAATGGATCTCATCGAGGTTCACTCCTTGAGGGACCAGTCCCGGCAGGTAGGCCCTCCCCTGTAGATTTCGCATATGCCCCCAGGTCTCGACCACGACCCTGTTCGCTCTCACCTGCGTCTGCCGGTGCCCCCTTTTGCGCTGTTGCTTGGAGAGCGCCGTCCGATACTCCTGATCGTAGGAGCCGAGCAACTGGCTGAGATCAGGATGAACCAGCCCGTTCCAAGCGACTGCGAAGACGACCCCTTCCGGCGTCAGGAACTCCCTGACTGCCGTTGTTTCCGAGGTCATTTCCTGCATTGCGTACCTGTCACGTTGCACCGTTTTGCAGGTAGCCGTGGAAAGGGCCTTGCTGTCTTTCGCAATGGAGTCGGCCCTTTCTCCCAGTGTTGCCTGCGCCTGCGGCACTGGCAATAGCAGCGCCAGGGCCAGCCCGAATGCTGTGATGCCGCGTCTGACTTCCATTTCCGCCCCCGAGACTGAAACTGGATTTAGCTCCCCGAAAAAAATATTTTCCCATTGTACCATGCAGGATTAAATTTCCTTTATCCTGCCTGATTTTATGCATGGAGCTTTTGCGGTCGCAGCAGACCGGGGACCTGGCGGGGATCAGTGGGTAACTGGGGGGAGAAAACTGGGGGAGAAAAAAGAACAGGGGCCTTGAGGCCCCTGTTCAGGTGCAGCATATGCTGGAGGGATATTATTTCGCCTGCTTGCTGTCCATGTACTTTATGATCTCCTCGGAGAGATCCTTCGGCTTCAGTTCTTCGGTCACGTAAAGCACCGCCTTTTCCTCGGCCACAACGGCAAATCCATTGGCCTTGGCGTAAGCGGTAGCTGCCTCCTTAATCTTGGCGTAAATCTCGGCGGTCAGTTTGTCCTGCATTTTCGACATTTCCAGCTCGCTTGCCCGTATCATCTTCTGGAGATCTTCGACCTTTTTCTGGAATTCGGAAGCCTTCAGCTGGCGTTCCTTGGGGGACATGGTGGGAAGCTTGGACTCTATGGCGGCTTTATGCTTCTCAAGCTGCTTCTGCTTGGCCTCGATCTTTTCGCGCAGCTTGCCGGAGCGCGCGCTCAACTGGGAGGTGGCTGCCTTCCCCTCCGTCGTTTCCGCGGCAACCTTGCTCATGCTGATGAAGCCGATCTTGACCTCTTTCCCGGCAGAGACAACTTGGGCAGCTTTCTCGTCTTTGGCTGCAGGCTGCGCGGCGGGGGGCGCCGGGGTTGCGGGAGCGGAAGCCGCCGCAGGTTCGGCAGGCGTCGCGGGTGCTGCGGCTGCGTCTACCGGCCGGGCAGCTTCCGGTTGGGCATCGGCGGCAAAGCCGTGGCTGGCGATCAGGGAGGTGAGGGCGGAACCGATGAGCAATGCGGCGAACCTGTTCATGTATGGGTCCTCTTGGTTTTAGTGATGACTGCAGGGGACAGAGCATAGTTCCTTTGTCTTCATTTGGCAACAAGAAGTGAACTGAAATCAATTTCCCAGTCACAGGGCGATGATTGTTGACTCAATTAATAGCCGCTGTTACCATTCACCCCTCAAGGAGGAGCATGCTATGTCCGATATAACACAAAAGCTTAAGAGCTCCATAGAAGCTGGTGCCGCCGGAAATGATCTTCTGGCAGAGGCGCTTACTGAGATAACAGAGCTTAGAAAGAAAAGCGACGCGCTGGAGGAGATCCTGATCGTGCTGGTGCGCACCCAGTTGCCGTTCGATGCCGAGGAAAACAGGGAAGAAGCGATAGCACATTTCAGCGAGCGTTACCGCAGCCTCATGCGCGAGGCATCGGACCTGCTCGGGCTGAACCTGCGCAGCACCATCACCAGGACCGAGCCGAGGACGTAGCGGCACTTACGGAGGATGCATGACGGACGACATTCGCGGGTGGATCTTCATAGCTGTTTTCTTCCTGCTCCCGGGGCTGATCGGCGCCTGGATCGCCTGGTCCAAGGGGCGCAACCCCTTCACCTGGTTCCTGCTCAACTTCGTTTTCCCCCCCACATTGATGGTGACCCTTTTCCAGAAACC from Citrifermentans bremense harbors:
- a CDS encoding DUF2844 domain-containing protein, translating into MEVRRGITAFGLALALLLPVPQAQATLGERADSIAKDSKALSTATCKTVQRDRYAMQEMTSETTAVREFLTPEGVVFAVAWNGLVHPDLSQLLGSYDQEYRTALSKQQRKRGHRQTQVRANRVVVETWGHMRNLQGRAYLPGLVPQGVNLDEIH
- a CDS encoding OmpH family outer membrane protein, yielding MNRFAALLIGSALTSLIASHGFAADAQPEAARPVDAAAAPATPAEPAAASAPATPAPPAAQPAAKDEKAAQVVSAGKEVKIGFISMSKVAAETTEGKAATSQLSARSGKLREKIEAKQKQLEKHKAAIESKLPTMSPKERQLKASEFQKKVEDLQKMIRASELEMSKMQDKLTAEIYAKIKEAATAYAKANGFAVVAEEKAVLYVTEELKPKDLSEEIIKYMDSKQAK